In Candidatus Devosia phytovorans, the DNA window AGGCGCAGCTGTTGGCGGCGCTGCCGACGACGCGGACGGAGGAGATCGGGGCGCGGATGGCGTCGAGGCGTTCATAGGCGCCCGGATAGAGCTGCAGGCCCGGCGTGGGGAGGCCGGTGCCAATGTTCATCAGACCGATGTCCACCTGTTCGCTGACCTTGAGGCGCTCGCCGTTCATATAGGCACCCTGCCCGGGCATGGCGGTGAACATCTCGTCGGCCGGCGGATTATACAGCACGCCGCAGACCGTCTCGTTGCCATGCCGCAGGGCGATCGAGATGGTGTAATGCATGCCATTGATGAAATTGGTGGTGCCATCGATCGGGTCCACCAGCCAGCGGTGATCGCCGCCGCGCTCGTCAGCGGCAAATTCCTCGCCCGTGAAATTCCAGTCCGGATAGCGCTCGCCGAGGAATTTCCGGATCAGCAGTTCGCTCTCCTTGTCGGCCTCGGAGACGAAGTCGGCCGGGCCCTTGATGCCGATCTCCAGATCGCGGAAACGCTTGAAATAATCGAGCGTCAAGGCGCCCGCTTCACGGGCAATGGTGATCATGTCCGCGAGGACGGCGTCGTAATTCATGGTGGTCTCCGGAGGCGAGTCTGCGGCTCAGTCTAGCGCGCAACAGGTCCTAACAGGGGACAATCGACAGAATTGTGACAGTCAGATTTCAAGTGTCCAGAGTACGCTCCAGGGGCCGAGCAGGCCCTCTTCGGCAAAGCCCTGCAGGTGCACGCGGCGGCCGATGATGGCAGGAACCCCGTCCTGAGAATTGTTGTCGAGATTGGCATAGAGGCGGAGCGTGGTGCCGTCGCCCATGTGCCACCGGATCAGCACAGCCTTCTGGCCGAGGACCTCGTAATGCGCGGAAAAGCCCTCGAGGCCCGGCAGGCGCGGCACGATTTCGGTCTTGCGGATATCGATCAGCTGGCGGTAGTGCCACAGCCATTCGGCGTGGTCAGCTTTTTTGACATTGCCCCAGTCGAGCTTGGCGGAGGCAAAAGTGCTGGGCAGGGTCGGATCGACGGTCTCGTGCACGTCGGGCTTGCTGGGGTCCTCGTGCTCGGGCGTGTTCTTGAGCTCCTCCTGGCGGCCTTCGAGCACGGCTTCGCGCAGATCGGGCGGCACGTCGGAGAAATAGGGGAAAGGCGTGTCGCTATTCCACTCTTCGCCCATGAACAGCATGGGGATCTGCGGCAGCAGCAGATAGACGGCGGATAGCGCCTTGATGGCATCGGCGTGGGCCAGCTTGCCGATGCGATCGCCGAAGATGCGGTTGCCGATCTGGTCATGGTCCTGAATGTAGGACACGAAGGCCGTGGCCGGCAGGCCAACGCTGGGCTCGCCGACCTTTTCGCCCTTGCGCGGCCGGATTTCCCCCTGATAGGCGAACCCTTCCGCCAGGGCCCTGCCGAGACGTTCGCAGCGCTCGTCCAGATTGTCGAAATCGGCGTAATAGCCGGTGTTTTCGCCGGTCGCGGCGGCATGGAGCAGATGATGCACGTCGTCGTTCCACTGCGCGGTGTAATGCACCGGCAGGCAGCCGGAATTGCGGCGCAGCCAGCGTTCCTGGTTCTTGGAATTTTCGACGATCAGATGCACATGCCGGTAGGGCCCCGCAGCGCGGACGCGGGCGGCGATGATTTCGAGAATGTGGGTGGTGCTGTCGTCCTGGATTTCGTGCACGGCGTCGAGCCGCAGCCCGTCGAAGTGGAATTCGGTGACCCAGTAGATGGCGGCTTCGATGACCAGTTCGCGCACCACGTCGGCGCCCTTGTCATCGTAATTGATGCCGGCGCCCCAGGGGCTGCGATGGCGTTCGGTGAAGATGGGCGCGATGGCAGGCAGATAATTGCCATGCGGGCCGAAGTGGTTGAACACGACATCGAGGAAGACCATCAAGCCGCGATCATGGGCGGCATCGATGAAGGCCTTGAGGTCCTCCGGGCGGCCATAGGTGCTGTCGGGAGCAAACAGCATGGCGCCGTCATAGCCCCAGTTGAAGCGACCGTGAAAGTCGCTGATCGGCATCATCTGGATGGCGCTGACGCCGAGATTGACCAGGTGGTCGAGCTTGCCGATGGCGGCGCGGAACGTGCCCTGGTCGGTGAAGGTGCCGACGTGCAGTTCATAGATGATCGCTTCTTCCCATGGGCGGCCGCGCCACTCCTGATCGGTCCAGTCGAAGGCGCGCGGATCGATGACCTCGCTCCAGGAGTGGATATCTTCGGGCTGATAGCGCGAGGTCGGGTCGGGAATTTCCACCCCGTCGGCCAGATACTTGTAGAGGGTGCCGGCCTTGACGCCATCCACTTCGATCTTGTGCCAGCCATCGGCGCGGGCTTCGAGATCGAGCGGCTTGCGCTGCCCCTTGAGCTTGAGCTGCACGCTCTTGCTCTTGGGCGCCCAGAGCTTGAAGCGGGTGCTCTTGGGCCGCAGTTCGGCTCCGAACCGCATCTTGTGGCTACGCGTAATGGTATGAGACGTCATGAAATACCCCGGCCGGGCAAACAGCCGGCAGGTCAGGAATGGGACGCCGGGCGATTGGGTTCCGCGCTCTCAGCGCATCACAGCAATTCCGGCTCCTGCACCAGGCGAACGCCGAAGCGGGTCTCGACGCCCTCAACGATCATGGCGGCCAGTTCGCTAATCTCGCTCTGGGTCGCGCCGCCATTGTTGACGAGGACCAGCGCGTGATTGGGCGAAACGCCGGCATTGCCATGGCGGAAACCCTTGAAGCCGGCGCGTTCGATCAACCAGGCGGCGGAGAGCTTTGCCAGCCCCTCGCCCGCAGGATAGCGCGGCGCCTCGGGGAATTCGGCCTGCAGGCGTTCGGCCACTTCGACGGGCACGATGGGATTGTGGAAGAAGGAGCCGGCATTGCCGGTCATGCGCCAATCGGGGAGCTTGCGACCGCGCACCTCTGCTACGCCGTGCAGGATGGTTGCGGCATCGGCGTCGGCGGGGATGTGGCTGAGGCCGGGATAGTTGAGGTTTGGTTGCCAGTCCACCGGTAGCGCCAGTGTTACCGAAGTAACGATGAAACGGCCGGGTTTGCGCTTGAAAAAGCTCTGGCGATAAGAGAAGGCGCATTCATCGCGGGTGAAGCGACGGATGGACCTGTCCTCG includes these proteins:
- the murB gene encoding UDP-N-acetylmuramate dehydrogenase, encoding MTPDFDLKAHNTFGLPAHARFGTEITHAAELAPLLADAKSKGLPLRILGGGSNVVLRPQFDGIIGLMGIEGRDIIGRQGDHNLVQFGAGENWHSIVEWTVAQGLPGLENLAAIPGTIGAAPIQNIGAYGVELVDRFDSLLAFDTEDRSIRRFTRDECAFSYRQSFFKRKPGRFIVTSVTLALPVDWQPNLNYPGLSHIPADADAATILHGVAEVRGRKLPDWRMTGNAGSFFHNPIVPVEVAERLQAEFPEAPRYPAGEGLAKLSAAWLIERAGFKGFRHGNAGVSPNHALVLVNNGGATQSEISELAAMIVEGVETRFGVRLVQEPELL
- the treZ gene encoding malto-oligosyltrehalose trehalohydrolase — translated: MTSHTITRSHKMRFGAELRPKSTRFKLWAPKSKSVQLKLKGQRKPLDLEARADGWHKIEVDGVKAGTLYKYLADGVEIPDPTSRYQPEDIHSWSEVIDPRAFDWTDQEWRGRPWEEAIIYELHVGTFTDQGTFRAAIGKLDHLVNLGVSAIQMMPISDFHGRFNWGYDGAMLFAPDSTYGRPEDLKAFIDAAHDRGLMVFLDVVFNHFGPHGNYLPAIAPIFTERHRSPWGAGINYDDKGADVVRELVIEAAIYWVTEFHFDGLRLDAVHEIQDDSTTHILEIIAARVRAAGPYRHVHLIVENSKNQERWLRRNSGCLPVHYTAQWNDDVHHLLHAAATGENTGYYADFDNLDERCERLGRALAEGFAYQGEIRPRKGEKVGEPSVGLPATAFVSYIQDHDQIGNRIFGDRIGKLAHADAIKALSAVYLLLPQIPMLFMGEEWNSDTPFPYFSDVPPDLREAVLEGRQEELKNTPEHEDPSKPDVHETVDPTLPSTFASAKLDWGNVKKADHAEWLWHYRQLIDIRKTEIVPRLPGLEGFSAHYEVLGQKAVLIRWHMGDGTTLRLYANLDNNSQDGVPAIIGRRVHLQGFAEEGLLGPWSVLWTLEI
- a CDS encoding inositol monophosphatase; the encoded protein is MNYDAVLADMITIAREAGALTLDYFKRFRDLEIGIKGPADFVSEADKESELLIRKFLGERYPDWNFTGEEFAADERGGDHRWLVDPIDGTTNFINGMHYTISIALRHGNETVCGVLYNPPADEMFTAMPGQGAYMNGERLKVSEQVDIGLMNIGTGLPTPGLQLYPGAYERLDAIRAPISSVRVVGSAANSCAYVAMGRLTGYFEETGFLDTAAGILLVQEAGGVVTDWWGRGPEVYERTGTLIVGNKATHAFLIEKLKDVPKKDPK